From the genome of Triticum aestivum cultivar Chinese Spring chromosome 3B, IWGSC CS RefSeq v2.1, whole genome shotgun sequence, one region includes:
- the LOC123068969 gene encoding protein FAR1-RELATED SEQUENCE 5, whose translation MDQKTKKPQGESLQGSDRRLRWTLGESTQGCWQGREESVFQPCKGMEFNSEQEAYQFYNAYSWEIGFGIRHGNKYINKHGYKSKQDLLCSCEGSCKKSDTKSSRTNCPAMVRLNRTDDDRWYYANVVLEHNHRMADTVGERKTLKCHKYVDSSIKEIVRHLRANNVSLTKVYGVMADIHGSYEDVPFRKRSLKSMCSSIAHEHSQDDISKTLALFSRMQAENSGFFFAVKTDEERRVSGLFRCHQKSREDYSCFGDAVMFDTTYKSNLSFSKNKSNLYEMPVGMFVGVNNHYQCCIFGCVFLREETVDSFKWAFETFLSAMDNKQPLTILTDQSRQMECAISAVMDSSTHVWCKWHVLKKMREKIGSMYRNGTPFRNDFNMLINEMMTEQEFEKEWEEITLHYGLETNSFMKQVYEVRHKWAKPYLKGNFCAKMCSTQRSECMKNVLKSYVSRSAPINCFWRDSISREEVIAFGGIQDPVSKGRRMSGRLQSQPDVDDIQQRCAMRAAKLRDVEVTTGFIPCYGADPYVVLTHSDGGQGAFGYWISLVGDGSAGYLQPVWMAVI comes from the exons ATGGATCAGAAGACAAAG AAACCGCAAGGGGAAAGCCTTCAGGGTTCCGACAGGAGATTGCGGTGGACACTTGGAGAGAGCACTCAGGGATGCTGGCAAGGAAGGGAAGAAAGTGTATTCCAGCCATGCAAGGGGATGGAATTCAACTCCGAGCAGGAGGCATATCAATTCTACAACGCTTATTCATGGGAGATCGGTTTTGGAATCAGGCATGGCAACAAGTACATAAATAAGCATGGATACAAGTCCAAGCAAGACCTTCTATGCTCCTGCGAG GGTTCTTGCAAAAAATCAGACACAAAGTCATCTCGAACCAACTGCCCCGCCATGGTTAGACTGAACAGAACTGACGACGACAGATGGTATTATGCCAACGTGGTACTAGAGCACAACCACAGAATGGCTGATACTGTTGGTGAAAGGAAGACATTGAAGTGTCACAAGTACGTGGACTCATCTATCAAGGAGATTGTTAGGCACTTGCGTGCTAACAATGTGTCTCTTACTAAGGTCTATGGAGTGATGGCTGATATTCATGGTTCCTACGAAGACGTGCCATTCCGCAAAAGGTCTCTGAAGTCAATGTGTTCATCAATTGCTCATGAACACAGTCAAGATGACATTAGCAAGACCCTAGCCCTTTTTTCAAGGATGCAAGCAGAGAACTCTGGATTCTTTTTTGCAGTCAAAACTGACGAAGAAAGAAGGGTTTCTGGTTTGTTTAGGTGTCACCAAAAGAGTAGGGAGGATTACAGTTGTTTCGGCGATGCAGTAATGTTTGACACAACCTATAAGAGCAACTTGTCCTTTTCGAAAAATAAGAGCAACTTGTACGAGATGCCGGTTGGTATGTTCGTCGGCGTCAACAACCACTACCAATGCTGcatttttggttgtgtttttctcCGTGAAGAGACTGTAGATTCTTTCAAGTGGGCTTTTGAAACTTTCCTATCTGCAATGGACAACAAACAGCCTTTGACTATATTGACAG ACCAAAGCAGGCAAATGGAGTGTGCTATCTCTGCCGTCATGGATTCTTCGACACACGTCTGGTGTAAATGGCAtgtgttgaagaagatgagggagaaaaTTGGTAGTATGTATAGGAATGGTACACCTTTTCGCAATGACTTCAACATGCTCATCAATGAGATGATGACAGAACAGGAGTTTGAAAAGGAGTGGGAGGAAATAACTCTGCATTACGGGCTTGAAACAAACTCATTCATGAAACAAGTGTATGAAGTCAGACACAAATGGGCGAAGCCGTATCTGAAGGGGAATTTCTGCGCTAAAATGTGCAGCACCCAGCGAAGTGAGTGCATGAAGAATGTCCTGAAATCATATGTTTCTCGGTCTGCACCAATCAATTGCTTTTGGAGGGATTCGATCTCTCGGGAGGAGGTCATCGCTTTTGGAGGGATTCAAGATCCGGTGTCCAAGGGGCGCCGGATGAGTGGACGACTCCAAAGCCAGCCTGACGTGGACGATATtcagcagcggtgcgccatgagggcggccaagcttcgtgacgtcgaggtcactactg gttttattccgtgctacggcgctgatccgtatgtggtccttactcactccgacggaggccagggagcgtttggttactggatcagcctggtgggagatggtagcgcgggatatcttcaaccggtttggatggcggtcatataa